A single window of Desulfovibrio psychrotolerans DNA harbors:
- a CDS encoding efflux RND transporter permease subunit, whose amino-acid sequence MPHEDGPGRQDEGGQKIAPDTAETGAPARDAADGPYGVAFSFFVLRPIFSILLTISLVLGGILGYSGMVKESNPDLAIPQAMVSTQWAGAPPDIIEKEITNKIEKKLKSLKGVKRILSGSRESFSSIAVEFEAQADLGESMQLLRAAVSEAAGDLPAEAEQPLVTEMSVNDSPIITFMLYGDASPAVIGRMAVSLQKKFERISGVREVTLAGEREEIVRIQLMPERLQALGISSSQVKRQLQTFGTDMPLGRVEQEGVLSYSIKFTGRYERLPDVENLPIVRIAGGRVVRLYEVARVSRDLAQETTRTFMSWKGGEYRNGVAISLLKSSGRDTLELIAVAKTVMEQAVHAPGWPPTLTYAITSDQSENINEKLSTALNNGWQSMLCVTVILLFMLTWREALIAGLSLPVTFLGTVALLAAFGNTMNQLVIVGMVLALGMMVDVFILVMEGMHEGIFTKGRSFAAAAWQTVRTFAMPAFAGQLTTILSLAPLFAIGGTDGKFIRIIPLTTIVCLGLSFCIAFACSVPLSRYLLKSRGTPSGTAIDALTDRVTGRLRGWMHRNVLCSRKVALFWTVNAVLLFMLSLRMAGTLPSEMYPKSDGRDLGILIEMAPGTELDEAQRVADAAGEMLRGFPQFESVTKYVGKKSPFSTVSQEDSLGVSQASHLIGFSARFVPEEERDKMAFEYMDELRAGLDTSLAAWPGTRLYLTPQTGGSSNDDPVQVVITGDDEAVLRRLSLEVQSMIAQIPGTTDIRDTIGPADLAVRVAPNREALDFHGLTESEVVSQMRLALENDVVGKLKMSGTQDDLDMRMGSLWPSREGGMGGPRRIEELYFLRVNDARGNSVPLASLAQITLAPSQQVIPHRNGFRTVTVKAKTEGVTAGDVLGPLSAKLAQARGTWPEGYTVSFGGEAESSGEVYSAVPAVLCMALFMVFAVMALLFGSFRQPFIIMFTVPMALSGTFTGFYFLGIPLSFPALIGIISLAGIVVNNAIVMVETMNEYRRNGCSAVDAAAHGAADRLRPIISTSLTTVVGLLPLAIADPTWKPLCLAIVFGLTASTAMALVIIPALYILVSGAGESGYEGAGVCTREAPQEV is encoded by the coding sequence ATGCCGCACGAAGATGGTCCGGGCAGACAGGATGAAGGCGGGCAGAAGATTGCTCCTGATACGGCAGAAACGGGTGCGCCTGCGCGCGATGCGGCGGACGGTCCTTACGGGGTGGCCTTTTCGTTTTTCGTGCTGCGGCCCATTTTCAGTATACTGCTGACTATTTCGCTGGTTCTGGGGGGCATTCTCGGCTATTCGGGCATGGTCAAGGAATCCAATCCGGACCTCGCCATTCCGCAGGCCATGGTTTCCACCCAGTGGGCCGGTGCGCCGCCGGATATCATAGAAAAAGAAATTACCAACAAAATCGAAAAGAAGCTGAAGTCCCTCAAGGGCGTTAAGCGTATTCTCAGCGGTTCGCGGGAGTCTTTCTCCTCCATTGCCGTGGAGTTTGAGGCGCAAGCGGATCTCGGCGAATCCATGCAGTTGCTCCGCGCCGCTGTTTCCGAGGCGGCAGGCGACCTGCCTGCGGAAGCGGAACAGCCGCTGGTGACGGAGATGTCCGTGAACGATTCGCCCATTATCACCTTCATGCTGTACGGCGATGCATCGCCCGCCGTCATCGGGCGCATGGCCGTCTCTTTGCAGAAAAAGTTCGAGCGGATATCCGGCGTGCGTGAAGTGACGCTGGCTGGGGAGCGGGAAGAGATTGTCCGCATCCAGCTCATGCCGGAACGCTTGCAGGCATTGGGCATATCCTCCTCGCAGGTCAAGCGGCAGTTGCAGACCTTCGGCACGGACATGCCCCTAGGCCGCGTGGAACAGGAAGGCGTGCTTTCTTATTCCATCAAGTTTACAGGCCGGTATGAACGCCTGCCCGATGTGGAAAATCTGCCCATTGTGCGTATAGCAGGCGGGCGCGTGGTGCGCCTGTATGAGGTGGCCCGTGTTTCTCGTGACCTTGCGCAGGAAACCACCCGCACCTTCATGAGCTGGAAGGGGGGTGAATACCGCAACGGGGTGGCCATATCACTTCTGAAGAGTTCGGGCAGAGATACGTTGGAACTCATCGCCGTTGCCAAAACGGTCATGGAGCAGGCCGTGCACGCCCCCGGATGGCCGCCCACGCTGACCTACGCCATAACCTCGGACCAGTCCGAGAACATCAACGAAAAGCTTTCCACGGCACTGAACAACGGCTGGCAGTCCATGCTGTGCGTTACCGTTATTCTGCTGTTCATGCTCACATGGCGCGAGGCACTCATCGCGGGATTATCGCTGCCCGTTACCTTTCTGGGCACCGTCGCTTTGCTGGCAGCCTTCGGCAATACCATGAACCAGTTGGTCATTGTGGGCATGGTGCTTGCGCTGGGCATGATGGTGGACGTTTTTATTCTTGTGATGGAGGGCATGCACGAGGGCATATTCACCAAGGGGCGCAGTTTTGCCGCCGCAGCGTGGCAGACGGTGCGCACCTTTGCCATGCCCGCTTTTGCTGGGCAGCTTACCACCATTCTTTCGCTTGCGCCCCTGTTTGCCATTGGCGGAACAGACGGCAAGTTCATCCGCATTATTCCGCTGACCACCATTGTGTGCCTTGGCCTCAGTTTCTGCATCGCGTTCGCGTGCAGTGTCCCGCTTTCCCGCTACTTGCTCAAATCCCGCGGCACGCCCTCCGGCACCGCCATAGACGCTCTGACAGACCGCGTGACGGGCAGGCTGCGGGGCTGGATGCACCGCAACGTACTATGCAGCCGCAAGGTGGCTCTGTTCTGGACCGTGAACGCCGTGCTGCTGTTCATGCTCAGCCTGCGCATGGCCGGAACGCTGCCTTCGGAAATGTATCCCAAGAGTGACGGACGCGATCTGGGCATTCTTATAGAGATGGCACCGGGAACGGAACTGGATGAGGCGCAGAGGGTGGCGGACGCTGCGGGCGAGATGCTGCGCGGTTTTCCCCAGTTCGAAAGCGTGACCAAGTACGTGGGCAAAAAGAGTCCTTTCTCCACCGTTTCGCAGGAAGATTCACTCGGGGTGAGCCAGGCATCGCATCTCATCGGTTTTTCCGCCCGGTTCGTACCGGAGGAAGAGCGTGACAAGATGGCCTTTGAATACATGGACGAATTGCGCGCGGGGCTGGACACGTCTCTGGCAGCGTGGCCGGGAACCCGCCTGTACCTCACGCCGCAGACGGGCGGCTCTTCCAACGATGATCCGGTTCAGGTGGTCATAACGGGTGACGATGAAGCGGTGCTGCGCCGCCTTTCCCTAGAGGTGCAGTCCATGATCGCCCAGATTCCCGGAACAACGGATATTCGCGATACCATCGGCCCTGCGGACCTTGCTGTGCGCGTGGCTCCCAACAGGGAGGCGCTGGACTTCCACGGACTCACCGAAAGCGAGGTGGTGTCGCAGATGCGGCTTGCGCTGGAAAACGATGTGGTGGGAAAGCTCAAGATGTCCGGTACGCAGGATGATCTGGACATGCGCATGGGCAGCCTGTGGCCCAGCCGGGAAGGAGGCATGGGCGGCCCGAGGCGCATTGAGGAACTGTATTTTCTGCGTGTGAACGATGCCAGAGGAAACTCCGTGCCGCTGGCATCGCTGGCGCAGATTACGCTGGCTCCCTCGCAGCAGGTCATTCCGCATCGCAACGGGTTCAGAACCGTAACGGTGAAGGCAAAAACGGAAGGAGTGACCGCAGGGGACGTGCTGGGGCCTCTTTCCGCCAAGCTTGCGCAGGCCAGAGGCACGTGGCCGGAAGGGTACACCGTGTCCTTTGGCGGAGAGGCGGAGAGCAGCGGCGAGGTATACAGCGCCGTGCCTGCCGTGCTGTGCATGGCCCTGTTCATGGTGTTTGCGGTTATGGCACTGCTTTTCGGGTCGTTCCGCCAGCCGTTCATTATCATGTTCACAGTGCCCATGGCGCTTTCCGGCACGTTTACGGGCTTTTATTTCCTCGGTATCCCGCTGTCGTTTCCGGCGCTGATAGGCATCATCTCCCTTGCCGGTATTGTGGTAAATAACGCTATCGTCATGGTGGAAACCATGAACGAATATCGCAGAAACGGGTGCAGTGCGGTCGATGCCGCAGCGCACGGTGCGGCTGACAGGCTGCGGCCCATTATAAGCACCAGCCTGACCACGGTGGTGGGCCTGCTGCCGCTTGCCATCGCAGACCCCACATGGAAGCCGCTGTGCCTTGCCATCGTGTTCGGGCTTACGGCATCCACAGCCATGGCGTTGGTCATTATTCCGGCCCTGTATATACTGGTTTCCGGGGCAGGGGAGTCCGGGTACGAAGGCGCGGGCGTATGCACAAGGGAAGCGCCGCAGGAAGTGTAG
- a CDS encoding YcjF family protein codes for MAKKNPDVANEAAEQTVAGEPMENAAEETARVLPCEHEVDGIIRKRVYAAVGLGFVPVPLVDLAGLTAIQLEMVYALSKAYGVEFKKERVKSIISSLCGSVATVAAVPMLASLFKCIPVIGTTAGAATLSITGGATTYALGWVFDRHFKKGGNLVNFDTAEAKSYFKTKMEEGKALVSKMNPKKKDESAEAAAPAADEAQSPA; via the coding sequence ATGGCGAAGAAGAATCCCGATGTGGCAAACGAAGCGGCGGAACAGACCGTAGCTGGTGAACCGATGGAGAACGCCGCCGAGGAAACGGCCAGGGTTCTGCCCTGCGAGCACGAAGTGGATGGCATTATCCGCAAGCGTGTTTATGCGGCTGTGGGACTGGGTTTTGTTCCCGTGCCGCTGGTTGATCTGGCCGGTCTTACCGCCATTCAGCTGGAAATGGTCTATGCCCTTTCCAAGGCGTATGGCGTGGAGTTCAAGAAAGAACGCGTCAAATCCATCATTTCTTCCCTGTGCGGCAGCGTTGCCACCGTGGCGGCAGTGCCCATGCTCGCTTCCCTGTTCAAGTGCATTCCGGTTATCGGCACCACGGCCGGTGCGGCTACCCTGAGCATTACGGGCGGTGCCACCACCTATGCACTGGGTTGGGTGTTCGACCGGCATTTCAAGAAGGGCGGCAATCTGGTCAATTTTGATACCGCGGAAGCCAAGTCCTATTTCAAGACCAAAATGGAAGAAGGCAAGGCTCTGGTATCCAAGATGAATCCCAAGAAGAAGGATGAATCAGCCGAGGCGGCCGCACCGGCAGCGGACGAAGCGCAGTCTCCGGCATAA
- a CDS encoding non-ribosomal peptide synthetase, producing the protein MTQNRSLPLPPEQKAEPAAVLADDTGADCRDADSAPLTPEERAQLNVWEYGPVRPVPHGGIPALFARQVRMAPHAPALLVDGALLSYAELDAASNRVAHALLHILGGVNGNGIQPAPAVHALHVSSHSANDNGNGNGNGTGSTISSGPMNTPESADMAELAVPDRVVGVLTGRNPHLAVVALGIWKAGAVYLPLDASLPAPRLRRMMEDARVRVLFDARTDADLRARPVPDCLLPDPEKSTPEFSCAHLNMDAALLCPDHAVHRAADSAACAYIIFTSGSTGIPKGVAVSHGAFVNMICGQIAVLGITPADRLLAFALPSFDASLSEMFMALGAGASLYPVSRDIIGDTESFSAFVDSHGLTGATLPPAYLRLFQRRDFPTLRFLLTAGEAPVREDALHYAARLAYYNAYGPTENAVCATMTRIIPHGSGMENENSGSIGSNGSGRNGGSGGAEGETCAGRVPLPMGKPLPNMGTHVLGPDLAPVPPGQPGELCLSGRSLAMGYVNRPDLNAASFILCPALQNRRIYRTGDLVRWNAAGELEYLGRIGREVKVRGFRIDPGEVECALDELPDVLQCAVAAHRLPDDMGGSTALHGFLVMRGEKALPSPVMLREWLLRTLPDYMVPSGWTQLHRLPLNRSGKIDYAALAAQAAATGVDCSVPSDFSSQAAPAQKPEAAAHKSEIPGQPAAERTTPEMPTGRVLPMSFSQRQYWILHQSEASAASSNMSFVVEFSCTPGAEQALEERLRAAFGAIMDRHESLRTSFSMVDGAPMQIIHPHIPFTPDLRDLSDSLTPDEDAQDLCVELLQTPLDITQPPPLRGLLIRLSGRVWLAVSLHHIVGDGQSVGIVGHELLACMEGRALPAVEGQYQDFVHAEQQYLASPVMQTDRRYWLDVLSQGQPRADIATEYERPAFRRGRGEICRVALSGTQVADFCRRDSLPGSLFMRIVACVAMLLRSRADGDTITMGIPVSVRHKGSFGQVVGNFIVPQPLVVPVRAQEGFATVLNSSIQAVAGAMEHCMYPPVRLYGDLDVVRDPARGALFDVMITTPQLSLTVPVQGNVHGYEDDEGMASPDSRPDSQSDSRPDSQPDSQPDSQPDSQPDSQPDTLPQDMPEKLADDPRGEMSLSLGKGRFISLYSGLARFDLTFVTAILPDGGLMLVLEYDSDLYSRSTAKAMLESLRAMIVEGAYGQPVLNGENASDALSAGAGEADACNASGQASAAASSAGTEELRRTMLAVWRTALGRPELHERDNFFTAGGDSIKAISLCGELRKHGIPLSPAQLFRFPTVAEAAEACRAAEATPEALPDAWPVPVSPVAHIFIPEQTDFLRKFVQSLMVEVRRDEDPADEDRLETAFRAVVRHHPAFRYRLRLHDGAAFELLGSPRVYWKRIACADADVAETALREGRSIREWIDPCKGYNVGACLFSTPQAVLLLVVSAHTSVDMVSWRVLSDDLETAYRRGPGALVSGAAGFDQWLRALYRHAESGATEGELEFWRNMVSGRIARLPLVVAQDEQWTMQEAQVSPDVVDRLEALAVGNGLDMRSILLATLARSLVPVLEGDAVLLTFEGHGRQVSYSTLDVIRTVGWFTAAYPFRLPLDAHSPLSALAGNLLQHMRQVPDGGTGFCVLCHALKRLEKPAASFSFNYHGRQTVERRDGFGLSGHNPDLLTDMVSTRHSDPVNLSLVILEGTLHIVAQFPGGLLDADWVRAMLDRWRANLGEMARSAPASGAFPVHAAGQNVFPVLPLQAALVESLNESGQATARETAAGTVQISFRLRGNRCAAMLPDVWRQVVQRHEFLRAVFVQKGEGSVKQRLMPEAAHAVTVSDGLGLEPEVQDAELQALLGFERKRPFLPSGPLMRVLFMRHGDDCCTMAWTFPRLLLDDRSVGILLHDLCALYHARLHNESAVLPCTVSLAGALSGLPLQNEDDTQAFWRRYLAGTQGYVPLLPRNGEMADAVAVAGETKEFTAELLQVEITALRALAARCGVSAEALLCAAWGLFLSAGSGRADVLFASMTTALPQTQQAATQTVGMFGQPLPLRLRVLPHSTISALAESVAQDMEDRSPVAHMPLPADAWGDLAVSSGPDHLVHFGAPPFLGVSGGLRLESVRMHAGVPHGLCLWAETDGIVRFRFRYDSSAHARKQVERIAEHWLGLLRSVIELPECPVAEMGLLVPDAALWAATAAGRQACVPQEP; encoded by the coding sequence ATGACGCAGAACCGATCGTTGCCGCTCCCCCCTGAACAGAAGGCGGAGCCTGCCGCCGTGCTGGCGGATGATACCGGTGCTGACTGCAGAGATGCGGACAGCGCGCCCCTTACGCCGGAAGAACGGGCGCAACTCAACGTATGGGAGTACGGTCCTGTAAGGCCCGTGCCTCATGGCGGCATTCCTGCGCTCTTTGCCCGTCAGGTGCGCATGGCTCCCCACGCTCCCGCTCTGCTGGTTGACGGGGCGTTGCTCTCCTATGCGGAACTGGATGCAGCGTCCAATCGTGTTGCGCACGCGCTGCTGCATATTCTGGGCGGTGTGAACGGAAACGGCATTCAACCAGCGCCAGCCGTGCACGCCCTGCACGTGTCATCTCACTCCGCAAACGACAATGGCAACGGCAACGGCAACGGCACGGGGAGCACAATCTCTTCCGGACCGATGAACACGCCGGAAAGTGCCGACATGGCGGAACTGGCAGTGCCAGACCGTGTTGTGGGGGTGCTTACGGGCAGGAATCCCCATCTGGCGGTGGTGGCTCTGGGGATATGGAAGGCCGGTGCCGTGTATCTGCCGCTGGATGCCTCGCTGCCTGCCCCGCGATTGCGCAGAATGATGGAAGATGCACGCGTGCGCGTGCTGTTTGATGCGCGCACCGATGCAGACCTTCGCGCCCGCCCTGTGCCCGATTGCCTGTTGCCGGACCCGGAAAAGTCAACCCCGGAGTTCAGCTGTGCCCATCTGAATATGGACGCAGCGTTACTCTGCCCGGACCATGCGGTGCATCGCGCGGCAGATTCCGCCGCATGCGCCTACATCATCTTCACTTCCGGTTCTACGGGCATCCCCAAGGGGGTTGCCGTCTCCCACGGGGCGTTTGTCAACATGATCTGCGGGCAGATTGCCGTGCTGGGCATAACCCCCGCAGACCGCCTGCTGGCCTTCGCACTGCCTTCGTTCGATGCCTCGCTTTCCGAAATGTTCATGGCGCTGGGGGCGGGAGCCAGCCTGTACCCTGTCTCGCGCGATATTATTGGGGATACCGAATCTTTTTCAGCCTTTGTAGACTCCCACGGCCTTACCGGAGCCACATTGCCCCCGGCCTACCTGCGTTTGTTCCAGCGGCGTGATTTTCCCACCCTGCGGTTCCTGCTTACGGCAGGAGAAGCGCCTGTCCGGGAAGATGCGCTGCATTACGCCGCCCGTCTTGCGTATTACAATGCCTACGGCCCCACGGAGAACGCCGTGTGCGCGACAATGACGCGTATCATTCCGCACGGTTCTGGCATGGAGAATGAGAACAGCGGGAGCATTGGGAGCAACGGGAGCGGTCGAAACGGCGGGAGCGGGGGCGCAGAAGGAGAAACCTGCGCCGGACGGGTGCCCCTGCCCATGGGAAAGCCGTTGCCTAACATGGGAACGCACGTACTGGGGCCGGACCTTGCGCCTGTGCCGCCCGGACAGCCGGGAGAGCTTTGCCTCAGCGGGCGCAGTCTCGCCATGGGCTATGTGAACAGGCCGGACCTGAACGCAGCCAGTTTTATTCTGTGCCCGGCCTTGCAGAACCGGCGTATATACAGGACGGGCGATCTGGTCCGCTGGAATGCCGCAGGTGAACTGGAATATCTGGGGCGTATAGGCAGGGAAGTGAAGGTGCGCGGTTTCCGCATCGACCCCGGCGAGGTGGAATGCGCGCTGGATGAATTGCCCGATGTGCTGCAATGCGCCGTGGCAGCCCATCGCCTGCCGGATGATATGGGCGGGAGCACTGCCCTGCACGGCTTTTTGGTTATGCGGGGAGAAAAGGCGCTGCCTTCGCCTGTGATGCTGCGGGAGTGGCTGCTGCGCACGCTGCCTGACTATATGGTTCCTTCAGGGTGGACGCAGTTGCACAGGCTGCCGCTCAACCGTTCCGGCAAGATTGATTATGCCGCACTGGCTGCACAGGCGGCTGCCACAGGTGTTGATTGTTCAGTCCCGAGCGACTTCTCCAGCCAGGCTGCCCCGGCGCAGAAACCGGAAGCTGCGGCTCACAAGAGCGAAATCCCCGGGCAGCCCGCAGCGGAGAGGACCACGCCTGAAATGCCAACGGGGCGTGTGCTGCCCATGTCCTTCTCGCAGCGGCAGTACTGGATACTGCATCAGTCGGAAGCTTCCGCAGCCAGCAGCAACATGTCCTTTGTTGTCGAATTTTCCTGTACACCCGGAGCGGAACAGGCTCTTGAAGAGCGTCTGCGCGCCGCCTTCGGTGCGATTATGGACCGGCATGAGAGCCTGCGCACCTCGTTCAGCATGGTGGACGGCGCTCCCATGCAGATTATTCATCCGCACATTCCCTTTACGCCCGACCTGCGCGATCTGAGCGACAGCCTGACACCGGATGAGGATGCGCAGGACCTGTGCGTGGAGTTGCTGCAAACCCCGCTGGACATAACCCAGCCACCGCCGTTGCGCGGGCTGCTCATCCGGCTTTCCGGCCGGGTGTGGCTTGCGGTGAGCCTGCATCATATTGTGGGTGACGGGCAGTCCGTGGGCATAGTCGGGCATGAATTGCTGGCCTGCATGGAAGGGCGCGCATTGCCTGCCGTAGAGGGGCAGTATCAGGATTTTGTCCATGCGGAGCAGCAGTATCTGGCTTCTCCGGTCATGCAGACAGACCGCAGGTACTGGCTGGACGTATTGTCGCAGGGGCAGCCGCGGGCCGATATAGCCACCGAGTATGAACGCCCGGCTTTTCGCAGGGGGCGGGGCGAGATTTGTCGGGTGGCTCTTTCCGGAACGCAGGTGGCGGATTTCTGCAGGCGCGATTCCCTGCCCGGTTCGCTGTTCATGCGCATTGTCGCCTGTGTGGCCATGCTGCTGCGCAGCCGTGCGGACGGGGACACCATAACCATGGGCATTCCTGTTTCGGTGCGGCATAAAGGGTCTTTCGGGCAGGTTGTGGGCAACTTCATTGTGCCGCAGCCTTTGGTGGTGCCTGTCAGGGCGCAGGAGGGGTTTGCCACCGTGCTCAATTCGTCCATACAGGCTGTGGCTGGAGCCATGGAACACTGCATGTATCCGCCCGTGCGGCTGTACGGCGATTTGGACGTTGTGCGCGACCCGGCGCGGGGGGCGTTGTTCGATGTCATGATTACCACGCCCCAGCTTTCCCTGACTGTGCCCGTACAGGGCAATGTGCATGGCTATGAAGATGATGAAGGAATGGCTTCGCCGGACAGTCGCCCTGACAGCCAGTCGGACAGTCGCCCTGACAGCCAGCCGGACAGTCAACCGGACAGCCAGCCGGACAGCCAGCCGGACAGCCAGCCGGATACTCTGCCGCAGGATATGCCGGAAAAATTGGCGGACGATCCGCGGGGCGAAATGTCCTTGTCCTTGGGCAAGGGCAGGTTTATTTCACTCTATTCCGGCCTTGCCAGATTCGACCTGACATTCGTGACCGCCATCTTGCCGGATGGCGGCCTGATGCTGGTGCTTGAGTACGACTCCGACCTCTACAGCCGCTCGACGGCAAAAGCCATGCTGGAATCGTTGCGGGCCATGATTGTTGAGGGTGCATACGGGCAGCCTGTGCTGAACGGAGAAAACGCTTCCGATGCACTTTCTGCCGGAGCAGGGGAGGCGGATGCTTGCAATGCCTCCGGTCAGGCATCAGCCGCCGCATCCTCGGCTGGCACGGAAGAGCTGCGCCGCACTATGCTGGCTGTGTGGCGCACGGCTTTGGGTAGGCCGGAACTGCACGAACGGGATAACTTTTTTACCGCCGGCGGCGACTCCATAAAAGCCATCAGCCTGTGCGGGGAGCTGCGCAAGCACGGCATTCCCCTTTCTCCCGCCCAGCTCTTCCGCTTCCCGACAGTGGCAGAGGCGGCAGAAGCATGTCGCGCAGCAGAGGCAACGCCGGAAGCCCTGCCAGACGCATGGCCGGTTCCGGTGAGCCCCGTGGCCCATATCTTCATCCCCGAACAGACGGATTTTCTGCGCAAGTTTGTGCAATCTCTCATGGTGGAAGTACGGCGCGATGAGGACCCCGCGGACGAGGACAGGCTGGAAACGGCCTTCCGGGCCGTGGTGCGGCATCATCCGGCGTTCCGGTACAGGCTGCGGCTGCATGACGGGGCGGCGTTTGAACTGCTGGGCAGTCCCCGCGTTTACTGGAAGCGGATAGCCTGCGCCGATGCGGACGTGGCGGAAACAGCCCTGCGGGAGGGCAGATCCATCCGTGAGTGGATAGACCCATGCAAGGGCTACAACGTGGGCGCCTGCCTGTTCAGTACCCCGCAGGCGGTTCTGCTGCTCGTGGTAAGCGCGCATACCAGTGTGGATATGGTGTCGTGGCGTGTACTCAGCGATGATCTGGAAACGGCGTACCGGCGCGGCCCCGGGGCGCTTGTGTCCGGTGCTGCCGGATTTGACCAGTGGCTGCGCGCTCTGTACAGGCATGCGGAATCCGGTGCAACGGAGGGGGAACTGGAATTCTGGCGGAACATGGTGTCCGGCAGGATTGCACGGCTTCCCCTTGTCGTGGCGCAGGACGAGCAGTGGACTATGCAGGAGGCACAAGTGTCCCCGGATGTGGTGGACCGGCTGGAAGCCCTTGCGGTGGGTAACGGTCTGGACATGCGGTCCATCCTGCTGGCCACCCTTGCGCGCAGCCTTGTCCCTGTGCTGGAAGGCGACGCGGTGCTGCTCACCTTTGAAGGCCACGGGCGGCAGGTTTCTTACTCCACGCTGGATGTGATCCGCACGGTGGGCTGGTTTACGGCGGCGTATCCCTTCCGGCTGCCGCTGGATGCGCATTCTCCGCTATCGGCTCTTGCCGGGAACCTGCTGCAACACATGCGGCAGGTGCCGGATGGCGGCACAGGCTTCTGCGTGTTGTGCCATGCCCTGAAGCGTCTTGAAAAACCGGCGGCAAGTTTCAGTTTCAACTATCACGGAAGACAAACCGTCGAGCGCCGAGACGGGTTCGGGCTGTCCGGACACAATCCGGACCTGCTCACAGACATGGTATCCACCCGGCATTCCGATCCGGTGAACCTGTCGCTGGTTATTCTGGAAGGAACGCTGCACATCGTGGCGCAGTTCCCCGGCGGACTGCTGGATGCGGACTGGGTGCGCGCGATGCTGGACCGCTGGAGAGCGAATCTTGGCGAGATGGCCCGCTCTGCGCCTGCATCCGGTGCCTTTCCGGTTCATGCGGCAGGGCAGAACGTATTTCCCGTGCTTCCCTTGCAGGCGGCATTGGTGGAAAGCCTGAACGAGTCGGGTCAAGCGACTGCAAGAGAGACGGCTGCCGGAACCGTTCAGATCTCCTTCCGCCTGCGCGGCAACCGGTGCGCGGCAATGCTGCCCGATGTCTGGCGGCAGGTGGTGCAGCGGCATGAATTTTTGAGAGCAGTCTTTGTGCAGAAGGGGGAAGGCAGCGTTAAGCAGCGCCTGATGCCCGAAGCTGCGCACGCGGTGACCGTGTCCGATGGTCTGGGTCTGGAGCCGGAGGTGCAGGATGCGGAATTGCAGGCGCTGCTCGGGTTTGAGCGGAAGCGCCCCTTCCTTCCGTCCGGCCCGCTCATGCGTGTTCTGTTCATGCGGCATGGCGATGATTGCTGCACCATGGCATGGACATTCCCCCGTCTGCTTCTGGACGACCGGAGCGTGGGTATTCTGCTGCACGACCTGTGCGCACTTTACCATGCCCGTTTGCACAACGAGTCAGCAGTGCTGCCGTGTACGGTGAGTCTTGCCGGGGCGTTGTCGGGTCTGCCGTTGCAGAACGAGGATGATACGCAGGCATTCTGGCGCCGATATCTTGCCGGGACGCAGGGCTATGTGCCGCTGCTGCCTCGCAATGGCGAAATGGCCGACGCTGTTGCCGTTGCCGGGGAGACAAAAGAGTTCACGGCGGAACTGTTGCAAGTGGAAATCACCGCCCTGCGTGCGCTGGCCGCCCGATGCGGAGTTTCGGCAGAAGCACTGCTTTGCGCCGCATGGGGCCTGTTCCTTTCTGCCGGCTCCGGTCGCGCGGATGTACTTTTCGCCTCCATGACCACGGCGTTGCCGCAGACGCAGCAGGCAGCGACGCAGACCGTGGGCATGTTCGGGCAGCCACTGCCCCTGCGGCTGCGGGTGCTGCCGCATTCCACCATCTCTGCCTTGGCGGAATCTGTGGCGCAGGATATGGAGGACCGTTCGCCCGTTGCCCACATGCCGCTGCCCGCCGATGCGTGGGGAGACCTTGCTGTCAGCTCCGGGCCGGATCATCTGGTGCACTTTGGTGCGCCCCCGTTTCTTGGCGTTTCCGGCGGGTTGCGGCTGGAATCCGTGCGGATGCACGCCGGGGTGCCGCACGGCCTGTGCCTTTGGGCAGAGACGGACGGTATCGTGCGGTTCCGGTTCCGGTATGATTCGTCCGCCCATGCCCGGAAACAAGTGGAACGGATTGCGGAACATTGGCTCGGGCTGTTGCGCAGCGTCATAGAATTGCCGGAGTGCCCCGTAGCGGAAATGGGGCTTTTGGTGCCGGATGCTGCCCTGTGGGCGGCAACGGCAGCAGGACGGCAGGCCTGCGTTCCGCAGGAACCGTGA